The Ignavibacteriota bacterium region TGATTTATACAGTATTGTTAAAGAATTCTTACTTGAACAAAAAAGACGAATGGAAATTGGAAGAAAGGATTATAGAATGCCAATGCGTCCGGATCACGGACATTTACTCTACCCCGATTTCAACAGAGAAAACATATATCCGGGTTATTCTTTGGTAGGAAGATTAAAAGGACTCGCTGAACTAAGAGGATTGGAACTTGGAATAACTCGAACTTTATTTTAATATCTACAGCAAGTTTATTTTATTTTTATATTTTTAAAATTTCTGGCAATATTTTATCCAATCGAAATCATAAATTAATTGACAGTTTTTATAATATATTTAAAAGCAGGTTTAGGTAAATAATTTCTATCAAATAATAATGGATAAGCTTTTCTGCCGAATATTGGCCAGTTGTTGTGCCAACTGTCTGAATCGGAAACACCCCAAAAAGTTACCCGAGAAATTTTATTTTTATATTTATTGAACAAAGTGAAAAAATCTTCATATCTTTTTCCCAGTTTAACCTGCATCGAATCGGGAAACTCAGTTGGAAACGGATTATATTTTTTCTGAAGTTCATAATTTTTCGAAATATCAGCGCCGATATTTTTTTCGGGAAGCGGCAAAACTTGTACATCATGTTCAGTGATCATTAAGTTCACATCTAATTCTGAATATTTCGAAAGTGCAAAATCAATTTCATTGTTGCTAGGATATTCTAAGCCCCAATGTCCTTGAAGACCGATTCCGTCTATTTTAATATTTTTTGACTTTAGAGATTTTACCAATTCAATTACTTTTTTTAATTTGCCAATATGCCACATATTATAGTCGTTATAATATAGTTCTGTATTGGGATCCGCTTCATGTGCAAATTCAAATGCTTTTTCGATATAGTCTTCTCCAATAATGTTATACCATTTTGATTTCCTGAATTCGCCATTATCTTCAATTGCTTCATTAACTACATCCCAGCCATGAATTATTCCTTTATATCTACCTACTACCGTCATTATGTGTTCTTTCAATCTATTCAACAAAGTATCTCTTGAAACAAATTTTCCGTCTTCATCTTCAAAAACCCATGATGGAGTTTGAGCATGCCATAATAATGTGTGACCAATAATTAACATATTGTTTTTTCTGCCGAATGCCACGAAACTGTCAACCGGTTCAAAATTATATTTACCCGGTTCCGGGTGAATCTTTTCCCATTTCATTATATTTTCAGCTGTAATTGTATTGAAATGCTTCTCCACCAGCTCAACCGCCTTTTTATCTTTACCAATTATCTGATTCATATTGAGAGAAGTACCAATATAAAAACTATTTGCAAAAACTTCTTTCAGCGCCGGAATTTCGGCGTCGGATTGTGAAGCGCTTTTAATCCAAGCTGATAAAAGCATGAATGAAAGAATCAAACTAAAGTATTTTAGTTTCAACCGCCCTCCGATTTCTTATTAAATGTCTCAGACTTCTGTACTTATAATGTAATAAAGCAGATAGAAAATACTCAACCAAAAATAATTCTTATCTATTTTCAGTAGAATTAAAATTCCAATGATAAACACCGTATTGAATAAAATCTTTTTTACAACAAATAGTCTTTTGAATAATTTATTTATACTATAATTTTTGTTACTTCACACCATGTAAAATATTTGCGAAATTATGCCATTCATTTTCAGCGATATCTTTTGTCAATTTTCCATTAAATACAAGCAAACGATATTTTAACACATATGTTTTACCGGGAATCAATTCCCAGTCCATATTTTTTGTTGGTGAAAAATTTGCAAATACATCTCCCCTTTCATTTTGATTGAGTGGCCAAATTCTCAAAGGTTCGGGATGATTATAATTATTCGGAAACGACATGATTTCTATTCCAGCGTAATCTTTATCAATTTCTCCTTGAATAACGCACCACTTTGCCAATGAACCGTCCGCATCTTTTCTTGTATTTCCTTCTGAAGTCAAAACTTCACTATTATCTTGATCCCATTTTTCAGTTGCGCGCCAACCTAGCCCGCCATAGCGATATTCCAAAAGTTTAACCGGGCTGTCTGTTGCACAGCTCATTTCAAAGATTAGATCAACAATGTAACTTTCCGGGTTTTCCGAATTATATATTCTGATTGTCTGCAATTCATTTAGTGAATTTTTTTTCTAAACCATTCTTCTTAAAAACGACATGTTTATGGTGAACTTTAATTTCGCTGAAAATCTGACCTTCATTAAATGAAACTATATCATCGAATTTTACCGTACCTTCTAACTTTGCCAAATTCCAAAAATCAACAGTGTCCGATTCAAACAAAACGTGAGTCCATGGATTCCAAATTCCGTAATGGTGATAATGATCTTTCGGCTGAATTTGCGTTAGTATCTGTCCATGCGGTGAATAAACCGGATGAATGAACCCGCTTCTTTTATAACTTAAATCAATTCCTTCGGGCGGGAAAAGGGTTTTATACTGATAAGCTAAAATCGGTTTATTTGATTTTTCAAAGACTATTTTACCGTCATTATCTTTTAAAATTATTTTATTTTTTTCAATATATTTTGAAGTATCGGTTTTTATTTGATATTTGATTGATGTCTCATGAAGATCTTCTCCGTCCAAAAACCAATATAAATATCTGTGTTCGCCTTCTTTAATCTGACTAATTATTTTATTCAATTTCCCGTTTTCATTTTTAAATAATGAAAGATTTTCTGAAGGCAATTTTGTAATTTCATCAAGGTCTATGCAAACCGGAATTGATAATGCAGAATCAACTTGATTTATATTGATTTCGAATTCAACAACTTTTTGTGCTTTCATCGTAATAGAATTTAGTAATAAAAATATAAGAATTATATTATTACTCTTCATGACTTTTTCCATTTATTTTAATATTCATAATATTTTAATTTTTAAATTTGGTGATATACACTCCATAATATGATATTGAACTTTGTGTACCAATTAATTCCGTAAAATATTATTTTGTTATTATTCCCGAATCAAAAATATTTCGTCACTTGCATGGAATAAATTTATTTGCCTTCAAGTCAAGATTTCAAAGAAATTCTTTTATAGAATAATTATTTGTTTAAAACTTTCGTTGACTGTCTAATTATTAGTTCGGTCTTAAGTTCCACTCTTTCTATAGGTAAAATTTCATGTGCTTCAATATTGCGAATTAGGATTTCTGCTGCTTTGACTCCAATCTCATGAAGCGGCGCCTTAATTGTTGTTAATGGAACAGGATACATTTTTGAATAGAAAATATCATCATTACCTACAATACTTATATCTTCCGGAATTTTGACACTCAATTCCATTAAAGCCATCATAACACCCAAAGCCTGCTGATCATTAAAACAAACAATCGCCGTCGGATA contains the following coding sequences:
- a CDS encoding endo-1,4-beta-xylanase, with protein sequence MKLKYFSLILSFMLLSAWIKSASQSDAEIPALKEVFANSFYIGTSLNMNQIIGKDKKAVELVEKHFNTITAENIMKWEKIHPEPGKYNFEPVDSFVAFGRKNNMLIIGHTLLWHAQTPSWVFEDEDGKFVSRDTLLNRLKEHIMTVVGRYKGIIHGWDVVNEAIEDNGEFRKSKWYNIIGEDYIEKAFEFAHEADPNTELYYNDYNMWHIGKLKKVIELVKSLKSKNIKIDGIGLQGHWGLEYPSNNEIDFALSKYSELDVNLMITEHDVQVLPLPEKNIGADISKNYELQKKYNPFPTEFPDSMQVKLGKRYEDFFTLFNKYKNKISRVTFWGVSDSDSWHNNWPIFGRKAYPLLFDRNYLPKPAFKYIIKTVN
- a CDS encoding PmoA family protein, producing the protein MQTIRIYNSENPESYIVDLIFEMSCATDSPVKLLEYRYGGLGWRATEKWDQDNSEVLTSEGNTRKDADGSLAKWCVIQGEIDKDYAGIEIMSFPNNYNHPEPLRIWPLNQNERGDVFANFSPTKNMDWELIPGKTYVLKYRLLVFNGKLTKDIAENEWHNFANILHGVK
- a CDS encoding PmoA family protein translates to MKSNNIILIFLLLNSITMKAQKVVEFEININQVDSALSIPVCIDLDEITKLPSENLSLFKNENGKLNKIISQIKEGEHRYLYWFLDGEDLHETSIKYQIKTDTSKYIEKNKIILKDNDGKIVFEKSNKPILAYQYKTLFPPEGIDLSYKRSGFIHPVYSPHGQILTQIQPKDHYHHYGIWNPWTHVLFESDTVDFWNLAKLEGTVKFDDIVSFNEGQIFSEIKVHHKHVVFKKNGLEKKFTK